A genomic segment from Desulfonatronum lacustre DSM 10312 encodes:
- a CDS encoding OmpA family protein, producing MPQQNTPMDSQLIGHQHPLNIPDFALERGEQRSVTWAVPWSDLMMVMFILFLVLFVFSLREKDRMVIGHRTPASIQTVSSSPAQLNMLPLYEALRDRLLGHERSVNIALLDDASIVISLFGENLFPPLSHELDFRSRPLLSKIGHTVALAQGNVVITGFADDARTSSEVAVPSSDGRARHPGTWEVAALRAAAVAEHFVRETGLNPDMLIIQATGAERPLTPRLSGREHFQRRVEIRIEP from the coding sequence ATGCCCCAGCAAAATACTCCCATGGACAGCCAGTTGATCGGCCACCAGCACCCCTTGAACATCCCGGATTTCGCCCTGGAACGGGGGGAACAGCGGTCCGTGACCTGGGCCGTGCCCTGGTCCGACCTGATGATGGTCATGTTTATTCTGTTCCTGGTGCTTTTCGTCTTTTCCCTGCGCGAAAAGGATCGGATGGTGATCGGCCATCGCACTCCGGCGAGCATCCAGACCGTTTCCTCCTCTCCGGCCCAATTGAACATGCTCCCGCTCTACGAGGCGCTCCGGGACCGCCTGCTCGGCCACGAGCGTTCCGTGAACATCGCTCTTCTGGACGACGCCTCCATCGTCATTTCCCTGTTCGGCGAGAACCTTTTTCCGCCCCTGTCCCACGAGTTGGATTTTCGCTCCAGGCCCTTGCTGTCAAAAATCGGACACACGGTTGCCCTGGCCCAGGGCAACGTGGTGATCACCGGCTTTGCCGACGACGCCCGGACATCCTCGGAAGTGGCCGTCCCCTCCTCCGACGGTCGCGCCCGACACCCCGGCACTTGGGAGGTCGCGGCTCTGCGGGCCGCCGCGGTGGCCGAACACTTCGTGCGGGAAACCGGCCTGAATCCGGACATGCTGATCATCCAGGCCACCGGAGCTGAACGCCCCCTGACGCCACGACTGTCCGGACGGGAGCATTTCCAACGCCGCGTGGAGATCCGCATCGAGCCCTGA
- a CDS encoding motility protein A has protein sequence MKSRTLITAAICFAGFIAVFFFSGQAQVYFNLTALLVVFTGTLGSALLGSGPDGLRRAWRCVRAAYAENTVPERILVKELLRTAHVYKRTRRLALEENAPDYPPLRRGVEMLEDGYTEAEIREVFQAEAKAFVQYREEMERIFRNMAIYAPSFGVAGSVIGLVGMLVGLGDTTLILKSIPVTLISTLYGIVLANFLLLPLAEKLRENTREELALRRIVLGGMVGMIRGTDFLKLQTLLNAITTKHGAQVDGLQVIREIKANLSRPTQPTGTGHLELAPAVKRP, from the coding sequence ATGAAAAGCAGAACCCTGATTACAGCGGCAATATGCTTCGCCGGCTTCATCGCCGTATTTTTCTTTTCCGGTCAGGCCCAGGTCTACTTCAACCTCACGGCCCTGCTCGTGGTGTTCACCGGAACCCTGGGTTCGGCGCTTCTGGGCAGCGGCCCGGACGGGCTGCGCCGGGCCTGGCGCTGCGTGCGTGCGGCCTATGCTGAAAACACGGTGCCGGAGCGAATCCTGGTCAAGGAACTGCTGCGCACGGCCCACGTCTACAAACGCACCCGTCGGCTCGCCCTGGAAGAAAACGCCCCGGACTACCCCCCGTTACGTCGCGGCGTGGAAATGCTGGAAGACGGCTATACCGAGGCGGAGATTCGGGAGGTTTTTCAGGCCGAAGCCAAGGCCTTCGTGCAGTACCGGGAGGAAATGGAGCGCATTTTTCGAAACATGGCCATCTACGCCCCGTCCTTCGGCGTGGCCGGAAGCGTCATCGGGCTGGTGGGCATGCTGGTGGGGCTGGGGGACACGACGCTGATTCTGAAGAGCATCCCGGTCACACTGATCTCCACGCTCTACGGCATCGTCCTGGCCAACTTCCTGCTGCTGCCCCTGGCCGAAAAGCTCCGGGAGAACACCCGCGAGGAACTGGCCCTGCGCCGCATCGTACTCGGCGGAATGGTGGGGATGATCCGGGGAACGGACTTCCTGAAGCTGCAAACCCTGCTTAACGCCATCACCACCAAGCACGGCGCCCAGGTGGACGGCCTCCAGGTCATCCGCGAAATCAAGGCCAACCTGTCCAGACCGACTCAGCCGACCGGGACAGGTCATCTGGAACTGGCTCCGGCGGTGAAGCGGCCTTGA
- a CDS encoding HI0074 family nucleotidyltransferase substrate-binding subunit: protein MDNHPRRIATAEKALVTLTELIGRNPVDTVERDAAIQRFEYTFEAVWKAGRSYLLEVEGIDAASPKKVLRELRAVGLLDDEKTTFGLEMVDDRNLTTHTYHEGLAKGIYEKLVGYAELMDFCLKEMKRHSPCDPTNSKP, encoded by the coding sequence ATGGATAACCACCCACGGCGCATAGCAACCGCTGAAAAGGCCCTGGTCACCCTGACGGAGCTGATCGGACGGAATCCAGTGGACACGGTTGAGCGGGACGCGGCCATTCAAAGGTTCGAGTATACCTTCGAGGCTGTTTGGAAGGCCGGGCGATCCTACCTGCTGGAGGTGGAAGGCATTGACGCGGCCTCGCCCAAAAAGGTTTTGCGGGAATTGCGCGCAGTGGGGCTGCTTGATGACGAGAAAACAACGTTCGGCCTGGAAATGGTGGATGACCGCAACCTGACGACGCACACCTATCATGAGGGACTGGCGAAGGGGATTTACGAAAAACTGGTCGGCTATGCCGAACTGATGGACTTCTGCCTCAAGGAGATGAAACGCCACAGTCCATGCGACCCAACGAACTCAAAACCATAA
- a CDS encoding nucleotidyltransferase family protein, translated as MNPYLNQLHSILQNHLQGHPSRVYLFGSMATGRFRDGSDCDVGIEPLRELPAGLLASLRERLEESTIPFPIDVVDLSSTSAAFHEQVKKDGKLWITTHGA; from the coding sequence ATGAACCCGTACCTCAACCAACTCCATTCAATTCTTCAGAACCACCTCCAGGGCCACCCGTCCAGGGTCTATCTCTTTGGCTCCATGGCTACAGGAAGGTTCCGGGACGGTTCGGACTGCGATGTGGGGATTGAGCCGTTGCGAGAACTTCCGGCAGGGCTATTGGCCTCGCTTCGGGAACGTCTGGAGGAAAGCACCATTCCCTTTCCTATTGACGTGGTGGATTTGTCCTCGACTTCCGCTGCTTTCCACGAACAGGTCAAGAAGGACGGCAAGCTATGGATAACCACCCACGGCGCATAG
- a CDS encoding pyridoxal phosphate-dependent aminotransferase: protein MPEATTTESSALAPQIQAYLQRSSWIRKMFETGAELKARHGVDAVCDFSLGNPDLSPPDAVFEALEDLARRDQRFGYMPNAGYPEARAALAAFLSQEQGVPVSDQDVILTCGAAGALNSFFRAVLEPGDEVLCPSPFFVEYGFYAENHGGKLHPVPTNPDDFSLDLDAVAAAVGPKTRVVLINTPNNPSGRVYAQSELHALAELLRSKSRETGRTIYLLSDEPYRFLTFDGHPVPSLLPLYPHTVVVSSFSKSLALAGERIGYALVNPTMPGKAELLAGLTLTNRILGFVNAPAIGQRLMQKALGAQVDVQLYAQRRTAMAEVLEGANIPFFKPQGAFYFFPKAPGGDDVAFVQALQEELILAVPGRGFGTPGYFRLAFCVDETVIRRSAEGFKRAAAKFK from the coding sequence ATGCCCGAAGCGACGACAACAGAGTCCAGCGCCCTGGCTCCGCAAATCCAGGCTTATCTCCAACGGTCCTCCTGGATCCGCAAAATGTTCGAGACCGGCGCGGAACTCAAGGCCCGGCACGGCGTGGACGCGGTCTGCGACTTCAGCCTGGGCAACCCGGACCTCTCCCCGCCGGACGCGGTGTTCGAGGCCCTGGAAGATTTGGCCCGCCGGGACCAGCGCTTCGGATACATGCCCAACGCCGGGTATCCCGAAGCCCGGGCCGCTCTGGCCGCCTTTCTGTCCCAGGAACAGGGCGTACCCGTCTCGGATCAGGACGTGATCCTGACCTGCGGCGCGGCCGGGGCGCTGAACAGCTTTTTCCGGGCCGTTCTGGAGCCGGGGGATGAAGTGCTCTGTCCGTCTCCGTTCTTTGTGGAATACGGCTTTTACGCCGAAAATCACGGCGGCAAGCTCCACCCCGTGCCCACGAACCCGGACGATTTCAGTCTGGACCTGGACGCCGTGGCCGCGGCCGTCGGCCCCAAGACCCGCGTCGTGCTGATCAACACCCCGAACAATCCTTCCGGACGGGTCTACGCCCAATCCGAACTGCACGCCCTGGCCGAACTGCTGCGGTCCAAGAGCCGGGAAACGGGGCGGACCATCTATCTGCTTTCGGACGAGCCCTACCGCTTCCTGACCTTTGACGGCCATCCCGTGCCCTCGCTCCTGCCCCTGTACCCGCACACCGTGGTGGTCAGCTCTTTTTCCAAGAGCCTGGCCCTGGCCGGCGAGCGCATCGGCTACGCTCTGGTCAATCCGACCATGCCCGGCAAGGCGGAACTGCTGGCCGGTCTGACCCTGACCAACCGCATCCTGGGCTTCGTCAACGCCCCGGCCATCGGACAGCGCCTGATGCAAAAGGCCCTGGGCGCACAGGTCGACGTACAGCTCTACGCCCAACGACGCACGGCCATGGCTGAAGTCCTGGAAGGCGCGAACATCCCCTTTTTCAAGCCCCAGGGCGCGTTCTACTTCTTCCCCAAGGCCCCCGGCGGCGACGACGTGGCCTTTGTCCAGGCCCTCCAGGAAGAACTGATCCTGGCCGTCCCCGGCCGCGGCTTCGGCACCCCCGGCTACTTCCGCCTGGCCTTTTGCGTGGACGAAACCGTCATCCGCCGCTCCGCCGAAGGATTCAAGCGGGCCGCGGCGAAGTTCAAGTAA